GTCTACTGTGACGCGTCCGGAGTGGATGGTGGCGAGGCCGAATACCGCTTTCAGCAGTGTGCTCTTTCCGCTTCCGTTGGGCCCGATGAGGGCGGTGATCTCACGGTCAGGGGCTTTGACGTCCACATCGAACAATACGTGTAGATCGCCGTATCCGGCGTAAAGGTTTTCAACGCGTAACACCGAGGTAGGCCTCCACCACTTCAGGGTTGTTTAACACTTCTTCCTCCCGACCTTGGGCTATGACACGGCCCTCAGCCATCACGTAAACGTAGTCTACATATTTTAGGGCTATATCGAGCCTATGCTCAACGATGAGGACGGTTATATTCATTTTTTTAAGTTGGACAAGCCTTTCCAGGATGCTGTGGGCTAGGGCTGGATTTACACCCGCTACAGGTTCATCCATGACTAGGAGCTTCGCGTTTTTCATCAAGGCCCTTCCCACCTCCAAGAGTTTCAACTGGCCTCCGCTAAGCTTGTAGGACTCCACGTCCCAGAGATGGTCTATCTCTAAAAACTCGAGGATGTGGAAGGCCCTCTCAGCCAGCTCTCCCTCCTTTTTCCACCAAGAGCCTGTGAGGCTGTTTAGGATCGCTTCACCGGGATTTTGCTCGGCCATCATGAGGTTTTCCAGGACCGTGAGGTTTTTGAGAGGCTGTGGGATTTGGAAGGTCCTCACCACGCCCAACTCGTAGATTTCATGAGGCTGTTTACCAGTGATATCTTGATTTTCAAAGAAAACCCTTCCAGAGTCAGGTTTAAGGAACCCTGTGACGGTGTTGATGAAAGTGGTTTTCCCCCCGCCGTTGGGACCCATAATGAGGGTCAGGCTGTTTCCCTTAACCTCGACGTTAACGTCGTTTAGGG
The nucleotide sequence above comes from Candidatus Bathyarchaeia archaeon. Encoded proteins:
- a CDS encoding ABC transporter ATP-binding protein, translating into MDVALLKTLNLTKFFSSLKALNDVNVEVKGNSLTLIMGPNGGGKTTFINTVTGFLKPDSGRVFFENQDITGKQPHEIYELGVVRTFQIPQPLKNLTVLENLMMAEQNPGEAILNSLTGSWWKKEGELAERAFHILEFLEIDHLWDVESYKLSGGQLKLLEVGRALMKNAKLLVMDEPVAGVNPALAHSILERLVQLKKMNITVLIVEHRLDIALKYVDYVYVMAEGRVIAQGREEEVLNNPEVVEAYLGVTR
- a CDS encoding ATP-binding cassette domain-containing protein translates to MLRVENLYAGYGDLHVLFDVDVKAPDREITALIGPNGSGKSTLLKAVFGLATIHSGRVTVD